The following is a genomic window from Candidatus Paceibacterota bacterium.
TGCATAGACACAGATCTGACATATTCAGCGATTTTAGAGTTCGGACACACAACCATTCCACCTTCGGCAGTGGTTAAATTTTTTGTTGCATAAAAACTAAAGCATGTGAGATTTTTCCCCCCGCCGATATATTTTCCATTATATTTCGTAAGAAAAGCATGAGCAGCGTCTTCAACCACTTTTAAGCTGTATTTTTTTGCGATCCTGTTGATAGAGCCCATCTTTGCCGATACTCCAGCAAAATGAACAACAACAATAGCTTTTGTTTTTTTTGTTATTCGTCTTTCAACATCTTTCGGGTCTAAACAAAAAGTATCTTCCTCTATGTCACAGAACACAGGATTGGCTCCGAGATGCATAATCGAGTTTATTGTCGAACAGAAAGTATAACTTGGGACAATAACCTCGTCCCCCGGTTTAATTCCTGCTGCCAGATATGCCAGATGCAAAGCGGCAGTGCCCGAAGAAACAGCCACAACGTTCTTTGCGCCAACAATGGAAGCAATGGATTTTTCAAATAATTGAGCTTGCTTGCCTGTTGTGATCCAGCCAGATTCAATGACCTTTTTTAAATCGCCGACAACGGAACTCGGAATATTTACTCTGTTGAAAGGTATATATTTCATATCTTTATTTCCTTGATTAATCGATTAAAAATAAACAACTTTAGGTTCCTCTACTTGTGCAGAACTCTGAAAAGAAATCTCCTCTTTTTTTGTTTCTCAAATACTCTGGGGCGCGCTACGACCCTTCTTCTAAAAAGACAAATAAAAAATACAAGCATATTTGCCGTAAAAATCACTGAAACATAAGTAACGGTCAATAAATTATATTCTGCTATTGAAACTATTGTTAGAAAGTCCGTACTTGCCATTATTGCCCAGAATGAAAGTGTTTCACTCCAGGGATTTTTAAAAGATTTTCTGATAGTAGGAATATAACCTGCGCCATCAATTGCTGAAACCATTAACACGGAGGGCAACGGATTATCTAACTGCCACCAGATCACAACTGCAAGAAGTGCAAACGCAAGAACTATTTTGTCGCTTGATATTACATCTTTTGTCCCATATTTGAATGAAAGTAGAAAAATAATAAATACAAAGAAAGTTCCAAGAATTAAACTGACGCTCGCAAATTTCCCACCCCCTTCCAACAGAGCGACTGTAGCAGTTCCTTGAGTGATACCTCCGATCAACCAGGTATATAAATGAGGCTTTGTTTTATTTGCAAAAATATCACTTAAATATGGAATAAAACCTATAATAACGAGCGAAGTCGCAATGACCGCGACAAAAATCTTATAATCCATAAATTCGGGGAGTTAAAAGATAATTTATTGACTTAATTCTATCACAAAATATGATATAGCTCCACCAACCTCGATAGTATTACTATCATATCTTTATTAAGGTGAGAAAAGGTGTCAGGTATGCTCTGTAGAAAACATCCTCATTTTACCAAGACAGCACAATAGCTACATTGTGCGTGAATATTCTTAGCATGATTTCCCTGCACTGGCTCCAGAATGTCCGCGCGCGCAAGAAGCTATCCAAATTT
Proteins encoded in this region:
- a CDS encoding DegT/DnrJ/EryC1/StrS family aminotransferase; the encoded protein is MKYIPFNRVNIPSSVVGDLKKVIESGWITTGKQAQLFEKSIASIVGAKNVVAVSSGTAALHLAYLAAGIKPGDEVIVPSYTFCSTINSIMHLGANPVFCDIEEDTFCLDPKDVERRITKKTKAIVVVHFAGVSAKMGSINRIAKKYSLKVVEDAAHAFLTKYNGKYIGGGKNLTCFSFYATKNLTTAEGGMVVCPNSKIAEYVRSVSMHGITKQAWKRYAKNGSWNYGVDYAGFKYNLTDIHATMGLSQIPFVERAHMKRVKLVRLYKKLLLNNPNIVLPKDSDCAKNQHAWHLFVIRVRPSSRLGRDELVEKMKLAGIGTSVHFIPNHMQKYYKDGGFSHNLPVTEKIFQEVLSLPLYENLSELEVKYISKTLNKFTYE